One Alosa alosa isolate M-15738 ecotype Scorff River chromosome 22, AALO_Geno_1.1, whole genome shotgun sequence DNA segment encodes these proteins:
- the LOC125287778 gene encoding uncharacterized protein LOC125287778 isoform X1, translating to MASSTQTDKQEVQHNVEAGAGAESQTSAASPAKATDQVFNARIELINKIGDAALKDLLDGLQKPTTDMGPVITKRERNEILQNHSVTEDQVTCLVDMVWKKGERACERFLSLLKDKEPGVYDQQQMILKLKEWICSQYKTVQEYNSLPGQDVLLTDRYTDPLLVQQHRKQKEKEKEIRFRGASLFSAREAYQSTTVDQFFSPNDRGDITKAVILQGHSGHGKSFMAQKIMLDWASGNLYQDRFELILHLRCKELNQMSRERNDRCVVDLVSYNKTFTPLISEKLKDSPQKVLFLIDGFDELRFTNEINDSLVICQDPFTPAPVEAILSALLKGTILDDCFLLVTTRPTAADTLSKLLKHPLRSTETLGFSEKGVQEYFQRFCQDQQVAEKALRSVKATGTLFSSCSIPVICWIVCTVFREQLKENAEMAELETTTSIFVHFVSTLLEHHCQGLSQPVPTLLRSLGQLAERGMLEQQVLFEKGSVLSTVSDPASVPFLCKFLMKKKVRLEEMFSFMHLSFQEFFTALNYTSDQNDEKVNELLGSVKEYDGKSYVLPVIQFLFGLSNKEVVQNLKELPLPSTPSIRGQLEKWILELIEKSKDSKKSNELLFILHCLCELHEEEFVRRAMEVWGKITFASIPLTTTDCSVLLYCLQRCPTIRSLELNVCNITAEKLRMLQPALSRCEELGLVVEELSDADVNDLISALGEGQILSGLGVLKSSLSEESVQQVLSALSRQKSVGAVVLSVKTITITTAERLLQFYKTTQITEFVGVRLLEGADTAESLCSRVLMRREEEDFHLVIAHSGGSSPESETSGLGLDLLFPSQISDIILREILHRFHRLRRFTYNILLFDLCVDALLSWLASLPDLKGVILHVSCLTEIWATRILQLIHTCHSLKRVELHLPKGTDTAESLCSRLLMRREEEDFHLEILHFGDSSPESETSGLGLQLLFPSQISDIILREILHRFHQLRRFTDKSQEHNECVDALLSWLASLPDLKGVNLEVSCLTEIWATRILQLIHTCPSLKGVQFEAAVYDESFEKEEGLLLEEGICLLRRPDCTITLTGKRCCKATEKCTEFKDRNLSCNELWKGSSSRLQTDEEMAAEERAAAVQHNQQKHKKKKKKCVLM from the exons ATCAAGTGTTTAATGCTCGGATTGAACTCATAAACAAGATTGGAGATGCTGCTCTCAAAGATCTGCTGGATGGCCTTCAGAAACCCACCACTGACATGGGCCCCGTTattacaaagagagagaggaatgagattCTGCAGAACCACAGTGTGACTGAGGACCAGGTGACCTGCCTGGTTGACATGGTGTGGAAGAAGGGTGAACGGGCCTGTGAGagatttctctccctccttaaaGACAAGGAGCCTGGTGTCTATG ACCAACAGCAAATGATCCTCAAACTTAAGGAGTGGATCTGCTCGCAGTATAAGACAGTGCAGGAGTACAACTCCCTACCTGGACAGGACGTGCTGTTGACTGACCGCTACACTGACCCGCTGCTAGTCCAGCAACACAGaaagcagaaagagaaagagaaggagattcGTTTCAGAGGAGCGAGTCTCTTCAGTGCCAGGGAGGCATATCAAAGCACCACTGTGGACCAGTTCTTCAGCCCTAATGACCGTGGAGACATAACTAAAGCAGTCATTCTTCAGGGCCACTCTGGACATGGCAAATCCTTTATGGCACAGAAGATCATGTTGGACTGGGCATCAGGTAACCTCTACCAGGATCGATTTGAACTTATTTTACACCTGAGATGTAAAGAACTGAACCAGATGTCCAGAGAGAGGAATGACAGGTGTGTGGTGGATCTTGTGAGCTACAATAAGACATTTACCCCACTGATCTCAGAGAAACTAAAGGACTCACCACAGAAGGTGCTCTTCCTCATAGATGGATTTGATGAACTGCGATTCACAAATGAAATCAATGACTCACTTGTCATTTGTCAAGACCCTTTCACACCAGCTCCTGTTGAGGCCATTCTGAGTGCTCTGTTGAAGGGTACAATCCTGGACGATTGTTTCCTGCTGGTCACCACCAGGCCCACTGCTGCAGACACACTGAGCAAACTGCTCAAACACCCTCTGCGTTCAACTGAGACTCTGGGTTTCTCTGAGAAGGGGGTGCAGGAATACTTCCAAAGGTTCTGTCAAGATCAGCAGGTAGCAGAGAAGGCATTGAGGAGTGTGAAGGCAACCGGAACACTCTTCTCTTCCTGCTCCATTCCGGTCATCTGCTGGATTGTCTGCACAGTTTTCCGGGAGCAGCTAAAAGAAAATGCTGAAATGGCTGAGCTGGAAACGACTACCTCCATATTTGTCCACTTTGTGTCCACTCTGCTGGAGCATCACTGCCAGGGTTTGAGTCAACCTGTCCCTACTCTGCTGAGGAGCCTGGGCCagctggcagagagagggatgctggAGCAGCAGGTCCTGTTTGAGAAGGGAAGTGTGTTGAGTACAGTCTCAGATCCAGCCAGTGTTCCCTTCCTGTGCAAATTCCTCATGAAGAAGAAAGTCCGCCTGGAGGAAATGTTCAGTTTCATGCATCTCAGCTTTCAGGAGTTCTTTACTGCACTCAACTACACCTCAGACCAGAATGATGAGAAAGTCAATGAGCTGCTCGGTTCTGTCAAGGAATATGACGGCAAGTCCTATGTCCTACCCGTCATTCAGTTTCTCTTTGGCCTCTCAAATAAGGAGGTGGTTCAAAACCTGAAGGAACTTCCACTGCCTTCCACTCCTTCCATTCGAGGACAGCTAGAAAAGTGGATTCTTGAACTCATTGAAAAAAGTAAAGATTCAAAGAAAAGTAATGAGTTGCTGTtcattctccactgtctctGTGAGCTCCATGAGGAAGAGTTTGTGAGGAGAGCCATGGAGGTTTGGGGTAAGATAACCTTTGCTTCCATTCCCCTGACGACAACAGACTGCTCAGTGCTGCTGTACTGCCTGCAGCGCTGCCCGACCATCAGAAGCCTGGAGCTCAACGTGTGCAACATCACAGCAGAGAAGCTGAGGATGCTGCAACCTGCACTGAGCAGGTGTGAGGAgctggg gttAGTTGTTGAGGAGCTGTCTGAtgctgatgtgaatgatctgaTCTCAGCTCTGGGGGAAGGACAGATCCTGAGTGGACTAGG TGTGTTGAAAAGCAGTCTGTCAGAGGAGAGTGTGCAGCAGGTCCTCAGCGCCCTCTCCAGGCAGAAGTCTGTGGGTGCAGTTGTGCTCTCAGTGAagaccatcaccatcaccactgcTGAGAGGCTCCTGCAGTTCTACAAGACCACACAGATCACAGAGTTTGTGGG GGTGCGCCTACTGGAGGGGGCTGATACAGCTGAGAGTCTCTGTTCTCGTGTCttgatgagaagagaagaggaagatttCCA TCTGGTGATTGCCCACTCTGGAGGTTCCTCTCCTGAATCTGAAACCTCTGGACTGGGTCTAGATCTGCTGTTCCCCTCACAGATCTCTGACATCATACTGAGGGAGATCCTCCACAGGTTCCATCGCCTAAGACGTTTCACATACAA tattctactgtttgatttgtgtgtggaTGCTCTGTTGTCCTGGCTGGCCTCTCTGCCTGATCTGAAGGGGGTGATTCTGCATGTGAGCTGCCTGACTGAGATCTGGGCCACCAGGATCCTCCAACTCATCCACACCTGCCACAGTCTAAAGAGAGTAGA GTTGCACCTACCGAAGGGGACTGATACAGCTGAGAGTCTCTGTTCTCGTCTCttgatgagaagagaagaggaagatttCCA TCTGGAGATTCTCCACTTTGGAGATTCCTCTCCTGAATCTGAAACCTCTGGACTAGGTCTACAGCTGCTGTTCCCCTCACAGATCTCTGACATCATACTGAGGGAGATCCTCCACAGGTTCCATCAGCTGAGACGTTTCACAGACAA gagtcAAGAGCATAATGAGTGTGTGGATGCTCTGTTGTCCTGGCTGGCCTCTCTGCCTGATCTGAAGGGGGTGAATCTGGAAGTGAGCTGCCTGACTGAGATCTGGGCCACCAGGATCCTCCAACTCATCCACACCTGCCCCAGTCTAAAGGGAGTACA GTTTGAAGCCGCTGTCTATGATGAGAGTTTTGAGAAGGAAGAAGGTTTGTTGCTGGAGGAGGGGATCTGCTTACTGAGGCGCCCAGACTGCACCATCACACTTACAGG GAAGCGCTGCTGTAAAGCCACTGAGAAGTGCACTGAGTTTAAGGACAGAAACCTCAGCTGTAATGAACTGTGGAAGGGATCTTCCTCACGTCTCCAAACTGATGAAGAGATGGCAGCAGAAGAGCGAGCTGCAGCAGTCCAACACAACCAGCAGAAAcacaagaagaaaaagaagaaatgtGTTTTAATGTGA
- the LOC125287778 gene encoding NACHT, LRR and PYD domains-containing protein 1 homolog isoform X2, which yields MASSTQTDKQEVQHNVEAGAGAESQTSAASPAKATDQVFNARIELINKIGDAALKDLLDGLQKPTTDMGPVITKRERNEILQNHSVTEDQVTCLVDMVWKKGERACERFLSLLKDKEPGVYDQQQMILKLKEWICSQYKTVQEYNSLPGQDVLLTDRYTDPLLVQQHRKQKEKEKEIRFRGASLFSAREAYQSTTVDQFFSPNDRGDITKAVILQGHSGHGKSFMAQKIMLDWASGNLYQDRFELILHLRCKELNQMSRERNDRCVVDLVSYNKTFTPLISEKLKDSPQKVLFLIDGFDELRFTNEINDSLVICQDPFTPAPVEAILSALLKGTILDDCFLLVTTRPTAADTLSKLLKHPLRSTETLGFSEKGVQEYFQRFCQDQQVAEKALRSVKATGTLFSSCSIPVICWIVCTVFREQLKENAEMAELETTTSIFVHFVSTLLEHHCQGLSQPVPTLLRSLGQLAERGMLEQQVLFEKGSVLSTVSDPASVPFLCKFLMKKKVRLEEMFSFMHLSFQEFFTALNYTSDQNDEKVNELLGSVKEYDGKSYVLPVIQFLFGLSNKEVVQNLKELPLPSTPSIRGQLEKWILELIEKSKDSKKSNELLFILHCLCELHEEEFVRRAMEVWGKITFASIPLTTTDCSVLLYCLQRCPTIRSLELNVCNITAEKLRMLQPALSRCEELGLVVEELSDADVNDLISALGEGQILSGLGVLKSSLSEESVQQVLSALSRQKSVGAVVLSVKTITITTAERLLQFYKTTQITEFVGLVIAHSGGSSPESETSGLGLDLLFPSQISDIILREILHRFHRLRRFTYNILLFDLCVDALLSWLASLPDLKGVILHVSCLTEIWATRILQLIHTCHSLKRVELHLPKGTDTAESLCSRLLMRREEEDFHLEILHFGDSSPESETSGLGLQLLFPSQISDIILREILHRFHQLRRFTDKSQEHNECVDALLSWLASLPDLKGVNLEVSCLTEIWATRILQLIHTCPSLKGVQFEAAVYDESFEKEEGLLLEEGICLLRRPDCTITLTGKRCCKATEKCTEFKDRNLSCNELWKGSSSRLQTDEEMAAEERAAAVQHNQQKHKKKKKKCVLM from the exons ATCAAGTGTTTAATGCTCGGATTGAACTCATAAACAAGATTGGAGATGCTGCTCTCAAAGATCTGCTGGATGGCCTTCAGAAACCCACCACTGACATGGGCCCCGTTattacaaagagagagaggaatgagattCTGCAGAACCACAGTGTGACTGAGGACCAGGTGACCTGCCTGGTTGACATGGTGTGGAAGAAGGGTGAACGGGCCTGTGAGagatttctctccctccttaaaGACAAGGAGCCTGGTGTCTATG ACCAACAGCAAATGATCCTCAAACTTAAGGAGTGGATCTGCTCGCAGTATAAGACAGTGCAGGAGTACAACTCCCTACCTGGACAGGACGTGCTGTTGACTGACCGCTACACTGACCCGCTGCTAGTCCAGCAACACAGaaagcagaaagagaaagagaaggagattcGTTTCAGAGGAGCGAGTCTCTTCAGTGCCAGGGAGGCATATCAAAGCACCACTGTGGACCAGTTCTTCAGCCCTAATGACCGTGGAGACATAACTAAAGCAGTCATTCTTCAGGGCCACTCTGGACATGGCAAATCCTTTATGGCACAGAAGATCATGTTGGACTGGGCATCAGGTAACCTCTACCAGGATCGATTTGAACTTATTTTACACCTGAGATGTAAAGAACTGAACCAGATGTCCAGAGAGAGGAATGACAGGTGTGTGGTGGATCTTGTGAGCTACAATAAGACATTTACCCCACTGATCTCAGAGAAACTAAAGGACTCACCACAGAAGGTGCTCTTCCTCATAGATGGATTTGATGAACTGCGATTCACAAATGAAATCAATGACTCACTTGTCATTTGTCAAGACCCTTTCACACCAGCTCCTGTTGAGGCCATTCTGAGTGCTCTGTTGAAGGGTACAATCCTGGACGATTGTTTCCTGCTGGTCACCACCAGGCCCACTGCTGCAGACACACTGAGCAAACTGCTCAAACACCCTCTGCGTTCAACTGAGACTCTGGGTTTCTCTGAGAAGGGGGTGCAGGAATACTTCCAAAGGTTCTGTCAAGATCAGCAGGTAGCAGAGAAGGCATTGAGGAGTGTGAAGGCAACCGGAACACTCTTCTCTTCCTGCTCCATTCCGGTCATCTGCTGGATTGTCTGCACAGTTTTCCGGGAGCAGCTAAAAGAAAATGCTGAAATGGCTGAGCTGGAAACGACTACCTCCATATTTGTCCACTTTGTGTCCACTCTGCTGGAGCATCACTGCCAGGGTTTGAGTCAACCTGTCCCTACTCTGCTGAGGAGCCTGGGCCagctggcagagagagggatgctggAGCAGCAGGTCCTGTTTGAGAAGGGAAGTGTGTTGAGTACAGTCTCAGATCCAGCCAGTGTTCCCTTCCTGTGCAAATTCCTCATGAAGAAGAAAGTCCGCCTGGAGGAAATGTTCAGTTTCATGCATCTCAGCTTTCAGGAGTTCTTTACTGCACTCAACTACACCTCAGACCAGAATGATGAGAAAGTCAATGAGCTGCTCGGTTCTGTCAAGGAATATGACGGCAAGTCCTATGTCCTACCCGTCATTCAGTTTCTCTTTGGCCTCTCAAATAAGGAGGTGGTTCAAAACCTGAAGGAACTTCCACTGCCTTCCACTCCTTCCATTCGAGGACAGCTAGAAAAGTGGATTCTTGAACTCATTGAAAAAAGTAAAGATTCAAAGAAAAGTAATGAGTTGCTGTtcattctccactgtctctGTGAGCTCCATGAGGAAGAGTTTGTGAGGAGAGCCATGGAGGTTTGGGGTAAGATAACCTTTGCTTCCATTCCCCTGACGACAACAGACTGCTCAGTGCTGCTGTACTGCCTGCAGCGCTGCCCGACCATCAGAAGCCTGGAGCTCAACGTGTGCAACATCACAGCAGAGAAGCTGAGGATGCTGCAACCTGCACTGAGCAGGTGTGAGGAgctggg gttAGTTGTTGAGGAGCTGTCTGAtgctgatgtgaatgatctgaTCTCAGCTCTGGGGGAAGGACAGATCCTGAGTGGACTAGG TGTGTTGAAAAGCAGTCTGTCAGAGGAGAGTGTGCAGCAGGTCCTCAGCGCCCTCTCCAGGCAGAAGTCTGTGGGTGCAGTTGTGCTCTCAGTGAagaccatcaccatcaccactgcTGAGAGGCTCCTGCAGTTCTACAAGACCACACAGATCACAGAGTTTGTGGG TCTGGTGATTGCCCACTCTGGAGGTTCCTCTCCTGAATCTGAAACCTCTGGACTGGGTCTAGATCTGCTGTTCCCCTCACAGATCTCTGACATCATACTGAGGGAGATCCTCCACAGGTTCCATCGCCTAAGACGTTTCACATACAA tattctactgtttgatttgtgtgtggaTGCTCTGTTGTCCTGGCTGGCCTCTCTGCCTGATCTGAAGGGGGTGATTCTGCATGTGAGCTGCCTGACTGAGATCTGGGCCACCAGGATCCTCCAACTCATCCACACCTGCCACAGTCTAAAGAGAGTAGA GTTGCACCTACCGAAGGGGACTGATACAGCTGAGAGTCTCTGTTCTCGTCTCttgatgagaagagaagaggaagatttCCA TCTGGAGATTCTCCACTTTGGAGATTCCTCTCCTGAATCTGAAACCTCTGGACTAGGTCTACAGCTGCTGTTCCCCTCACAGATCTCTGACATCATACTGAGGGAGATCCTCCACAGGTTCCATCAGCTGAGACGTTTCACAGACAA gagtcAAGAGCATAATGAGTGTGTGGATGCTCTGTTGTCCTGGCTGGCCTCTCTGCCTGATCTGAAGGGGGTGAATCTGGAAGTGAGCTGCCTGACTGAGATCTGGGCCACCAGGATCCTCCAACTCATCCACACCTGCCCCAGTCTAAAGGGAGTACA GTTTGAAGCCGCTGTCTATGATGAGAGTTTTGAGAAGGAAGAAGGTTTGTTGCTGGAGGAGGGGATCTGCTTACTGAGGCGCCCAGACTGCACCATCACACTTACAGG GAAGCGCTGCTGTAAAGCCACTGAGAAGTGCACTGAGTTTAAGGACAGAAACCTCAGCTGTAATGAACTGTGGAAGGGATCTTCCTCACGTCTCCAAACTGATGAAGAGATGGCAGCAGAAGAGCGAGCTGCAGCAGTCCAACACAACCAGCAGAAAcacaagaagaaaaagaagaaatgtGTTTTAATGTGA